A DNA window from Acidimicrobiales bacterium contains the following coding sequences:
- a CDS encoding leucyl aminopeptidase produces the protein MPITFEISGFEFVSGDDRVGAAAAERGVRPDGLDDCGIDAALLKVNDFEGKPGQKLVAAGGDGVVVLCGLGEAEPTVASVRSRAATMYQAASALDSVSSAMVVEASDAIGAQTALEAVVEGVLLASYRFDELKGTPKDPAALQRVVLSVPDGVDTEAALSKAARVAGGIALARDLVNRPGGSLRAADLADAAVAAVAGTPVDIEVWDLARIREERLGGLLAVNAGSIHEPRLVKWSWRPEGATNTLVLVGKGITFDTGGLSLKPADGMMNMKTDMGGAAAVIGTGAAIAAVAPNVNVVGIACCTDNQPGPTAIMPGDVFTARNGKTVEVLNTDAEGRLVLADGLSLAAEMEPDAIVDLATLTGACLVALGMDIAGLMGNNDALIGSIEQAAEAADEQVWHLPLPDKYRKQLDSDVADIKNIGGGRWGGTLTAGLFLREFAGEHAWAHLDIAGPASTEEASAICPKGGTGFGVRTLLQLVENF, from the coding sequence ATGCCCATCACGTTCGAGATCTCGGGCTTCGAATTCGTTTCCGGCGACGACCGGGTGGGGGCGGCGGCGGCCGAACGCGGAGTCCGGCCCGACGGGCTCGACGATTGCGGCATCGACGCAGCACTCCTGAAGGTCAACGACTTCGAGGGCAAGCCCGGACAAAAGCTCGTCGCTGCCGGTGGCGACGGTGTCGTGGTGCTGTGCGGCTTGGGCGAAGCTGAGCCCACCGTCGCATCGGTTCGGTCGCGCGCCGCGACCATGTACCAAGCTGCGTCGGCACTGGACAGCGTTTCTTCCGCGATGGTGGTCGAGGCGTCCGATGCCATCGGTGCTCAGACGGCATTGGAGGCGGTGGTTGAGGGAGTCTTGCTGGCCTCGTACCGCTTCGACGAACTGAAGGGCACGCCCAAGGACCCAGCAGCGCTGCAGCGCGTGGTGCTGTCGGTTCCAGACGGCGTCGACACCGAGGCCGCACTGTCCAAGGCTGCCCGGGTTGCGGGTGGCATCGCCTTGGCCAGAGACCTCGTTAACCGTCCGGGGGGCAGCCTCCGCGCCGCCGACCTAGCAGACGCCGCGGTGGCGGCTGTGGCCGGAACCCCGGTCGACATCGAGGTGTGGGACCTGGCCCGGATTCGCGAAGAGCGCCTGGGTGGCCTGTTGGCCGTGAACGCCGGCTCGATCCACGAACCCCGCCTGGTGAAGTGGTCTTGGCGGCCCGAAGGCGCCACCAACACCCTCGTGTTGGTGGGCAAGGGCATCACCTTCGATACCGGTGGGCTGTCTCTGAAGCCCGCCGACGGCATGATGAACATGAAGACCGACATGGGTGGCGCTGCGGCGGTCATCGGAACCGGGGCGGCGATCGCTGCGGTTGCGCCAAACGTCAACGTCGTCGGCATCGCCTGCTGTACCGACAACCAGCCCGGCCCGACGGCGATCATGCCTGGTGACGTGTTCACCGCCCGCAACGGCAAGACGGTCGAGGTGCTGAACACCGACGCCGAGGGTCGTCTCGTGTTGGCCGATGGTCTCAGCCTGGCAGCCGAGATGGAACCCGACGCCATCGTCGATCTGGCCACCCTCACCGGTGCGTGCCTGGTTGCGCTTGGAATGGACATCGCCGGGTTGATGGGCAACAACGATGCCCTCATCGGATCGATCGAGCAGGCCGCCGAAGCAGCCGACGAGCAGGTCTGGCACCTGCCGCTACCCGACAAGTACCGCAAGCAGCTCGACTCTGACGTCGCCGACATCAAGAACATCGGCGGCGGGCGCTGGGGTGGAACCCTGACGGCTGGACTGTTCCTGCGGGAGTTCGCCGGCGAACACGCCTGGGCTCACCTGGACATCGCCGGACCGGCCTCGACCGAGGAAGCCTCGGCCATCTGCCCCAAGGGCGGCACCGGGTTTGGTGTTCGCACGCTGCTGCAGCTGGTCGAGAACTTCTGA
- a CDS encoding TIGR00730 family Rossman fold protein: protein MTIDRTPLGERPARNLERICIYCASSMGNDPLYRQLATDVGTLLAQNDIEVVYGGGAVGLMGAVADAAMAAGGRVIGVIPVGLFSREVGHDEITELVEVSSMHERKQMMFDLSDAFVALPGGLGTLEELAEVATWSQLQVHDKPIAVLNWRGFFDPLLEWLDRAVDAGLMKAANRDIIASVDQPADLLDTLRTYQRAAVPKWID from the coding sequence ATGACCATCGACCGTACTCCTCTGGGTGAAAGGCCCGCTCGCAATCTCGAACGGATCTGCATCTATTGCGCATCATCGATGGGCAACGACCCGCTGTATCGACAGCTCGCCACAGACGTCGGCACCCTCTTGGCCCAAAACGACATCGAGGTGGTGTACGGCGGTGGCGCCGTCGGGCTGATGGGAGCGGTGGCAGATGCGGCCATGGCCGCCGGCGGACGCGTCATCGGGGTCATACCGGTGGGGCTGTTCTCGCGCGAGGTCGGCCACGACGAGATAACCGAGCTCGTCGAGGTGTCGTCGATGCACGAGCGAAAGCAGATGATGTTCGACCTGTCCGATGCCTTCGTGGCCCTGCCCGGTGGGCTTGGCACGCTCGAGGAACTGGCCGAGGTCGCGACATGGAGCCAACTCCAGGTGCACGACAAGCCCATCGCCGTGCTGAACTGGCGAGGCTTTTTTGATCCATTGCTCGAATGGCTCGACCGCGCGGTCGATGCCGGCCTCATGAAGGCCGCCAACCGCGACATCATCGCGTCGGTCGACCAGCCCGCCGACCTTCTGGACACACTGCGCACCTACCAGCGCGCCGCCGTACCCAAGTGGATCGATTGA
- a CDS encoding DNA-3-methyladenine glycosylase I: protein MSSPEHLIDGRCWWAGTDADYVEYHDHEWGRPVDDDVRLFEKICLEGFQSGLSWITILRKRENFRAAFDGFDFEKVARYGDNDVARLLDDAGIVRHRGKIESTINNAGRAIELADEFGSLGAYFWSWEPRQPEGEPTSDGWPVPSTTPTSTALAKDLKKRGWSFVGPTTVYAFMQAMGLVNDHVDGCHVRDQVDALRRSLTRPS, encoded by the coding sequence GTGAGTTCTCCTGAACACCTGATCGATGGGCGTTGCTGGTGGGCCGGCACAGACGCCGACTACGTCGAATATCACGACCACGAGTGGGGCAGGCCCGTCGACGACGACGTCAGGCTGTTCGAGAAGATCTGCCTGGAAGGCTTCCAGAGCGGCCTGTCGTGGATAACGATCCTGCGCAAACGAGAGAACTTTCGGGCCGCTTTCGACGGCTTCGACTTCGAGAAGGTCGCCCGGTACGGCGACAACGATGTCGCCCGCCTCCTCGACGACGCAGGCATCGTCAGACACCGCGGCAAGATCGAGAGCACCATCAACAACGCTGGCAGAGCCATCGAGCTGGCAGACGAGTTCGGCTCCCTAGGCGCTTACTTCTGGAGCTGGGAACCCCGCCAGCCCGAGGGCGAACCGACTTCTGACGGTTGGCCGGTGCCATCGACCACGCCCACATCGACGGCATTGGCGAAGGATCTGAAGAAGCGGGGATGGTCGTTCGTCGGCCCCACCACGGTGTACGCCTTCATGCAGGCGATGGGCCTGGTGAACGATCACGTCGATGGCTGCCACGTCCGCGATCAGGTCGATGCTCTGCGCCGATCGCTGACGAGACCCAGCTAG
- a CDS encoding HNH endonuclease yields MAAWSARNEEDDVIEARQRRHRHLSTRIDPDGTVCGSFRLPPLAGGKLLAAVNTTMMRSTAKRQPDGTWPTGSTVDRQLPDVFMRALIHDSNRRPVDATNRRRFPTPRQMRLVKARDKACVDCGRRDLLVYDHVPPFEASGHTSTAELELRCSPCHTKRHDQHDRSAHSLVRRPGLEGAAPA; encoded by the coding sequence TTGGCCGCATGGTCGGCCCGAAACGAAGAAGACGACGTCATCGAGGCCCGACAACGTAGACACCGCCATCTGAGCACCCGCATCGACCCCGATGGAACCGTGTGCGGATCCTTCCGGCTGCCTCCGCTGGCTGGCGGCAAGCTACTGGCGGCGGTCAACACGACGATGATGCGCTCCACTGCCAAACGCCAACCCGACGGCACCTGGCCCACCGGAAGCACAGTCGACCGCCAACTCCCCGACGTGTTCATGCGTGCGCTGATCCATGACAGCAACCGCCGGCCTGTCGACGCCACCAATCGGCGGCGTTTCCCGACCCCACGCCAGATGCGTCTGGTCAAAGCCCGCGACAAAGCCTGCGTCGACTGCGGCCGCCGAGACCTGCTGGTCTACGACCACGTCCCGCCCTTCGAAGCCTCTGGTCACACATCGACGGCGGAGCTGGAGCTTCGATGCTCACCGTGCCATACCAAACGGCACGACCAGCACGATCGGTCTGCACACTCGCTGGTCAGGCGGCCGGGCCTGGAAGGTGCTGCACCCGCGTAG
- the ligD gene encoding non-homologous end-joining DNA ligase yields MADSASVDIDGRVVRLTNLTKVLYPEVGFTKGDVIGYYNAVAAVMLPHIAGRALTFKRFPTASTVRRSSRRTDRRTLLIGSVRWTRRGVRSCVFDHRAALVWAGNQAALEIHAPMAKATALDTPTILVFDLDPGAPAGIAECAQVALWMREVLDSVGLAGWAKTSGSKGLQVYVPLNNPDSTHEHASSFALAVGQLLERQHPGKVLVEMTKAKRHGKVFVDWSQNNRAKTTIGVYSLRARSHPTVSTPVSWDEVAAASDGAALSFGADEVVARIEQMGDLFAEVATRVQHLPGPAA; encoded by the coding sequence ATGGCTGATTCGGCCTCGGTCGACATCGACGGCCGAGTGGTGCGCCTGACGAACCTGACCAAGGTGCTTTACCCCGAGGTCGGCTTCACGAAGGGCGACGTGATCGGCTACTACAACGCGGTCGCCGCCGTGATGTTGCCTCACATCGCCGGACGGGCCCTGACCTTCAAGCGCTTCCCAACGGCGTCGACGGTTCGTCGTTCTTCGAGAAGAACCGACCGTCGCACGCTCCTGATTGGATCGGTGAGGTGGACGCGCCGGGGTGTCAGGTCTTGCGTCTTCGACCATCGTGCTGCCCTGGTGTGGGCCGGCAACCAGGCCGCGCTCGAAATCCACGCTCCGATGGCCAAGGCCACAGCCCTCGACACGCCCACCATCCTGGTGTTCGACCTCGATCCAGGTGCGCCTGCAGGCATCGCCGAGTGCGCTCAGGTGGCGTTGTGGATGCGCGAAGTGCTCGACTCGGTTGGGCTCGCAGGCTGGGCGAAGACTTCTGGTTCGAAGGGCCTGCAGGTCTACGTCCCCCTGAACAATCCTGATTCGACTCACGAGCACGCCTCATCGTTTGCGTTGGCGGTCGGGCAGCTACTCGAAAGACAGCACCCGGGCAAGGTGCTGGTCGAGATGACCAAGGCGAAGCGCCACGGCAAGGTGTTCGTCGACTGGTCCCAGAACAATCGGGCCAAGACCACCATCGGCGTGTATTCGCTGAGGGCCAGGTCGCACCCGACGGTTTCGACGCCGGTGTCGTGGGACGAGGTGGCGGCGGCCTCCGACGGGGCGGCTCTGAGCTTCGGAGCTGACGAAGTTGTAGCCAGGATCGAGCAGATGGGCGATCTGTTTGCCGAGGTCGCTACGCGGGTGCAGCACCTTCCAGGCCCGGCCGCCTGA
- a CDS encoding Ku protein — MPRAIWNGSISFGLVTIPVKMYNAVSRKSVSFNQLDERTMSRIKYKKVSAADGSEVPADKIVRAFEYAKGQYVLVSDEEIQSVAPKAGRAIDIEAFVDISDIDPMSFDGSYYLAPTEGFEKAYRLLSEAMEDEGKVAIARFVRSNKQMLAAIRPNGGRMELATLVYADEMVSPQSIPELEAVADVEVTQAELSMAKQLIASLERDFDVSEYQDTHRNQLIDLLERKAAGEEVVMSVPEVDDGKVVDLLAALEASVAAAKASRAGSGDGVGSDDGQQAPAKKATRKRAPAKKQAAKKAAADKSAAKKATAKTSARAKKSA, encoded by the coding sequence ATGCCACGTGCCATTTGGAACGGTTCGATCAGCTTCGGGCTGGTGACGATCCCGGTCAAGATGTACAACGCCGTGTCGCGCAAGTCGGTCAGCTTCAACCAGCTCGACGAGCGCACCATGAGCAGGATCAAGTACAAGAAGGTCTCTGCGGCCGATGGCTCCGAGGTTCCGGCCGACAAGATCGTGCGCGCGTTCGAGTACGCCAAGGGTCAGTACGTTCTGGTCAGCGACGAGGAGATCCAGTCGGTTGCGCCCAAGGCCGGGCGTGCGATCGACATCGAAGCGTTCGTCGACATCTCTGACATCGATCCCATGTCGTTCGACGGCTCTTACTACCTCGCCCCGACCGAGGGGTTCGAGAAGGCCTACCGATTGCTGAGCGAGGCCATGGAGGACGAGGGCAAGGTTGCCATCGCCAGGTTCGTGCGCAGCAACAAGCAGATGCTGGCCGCTATCCGGCCCAACGGCGGCCGCATGGAGCTGGCCACCCTCGTGTACGCAGACGAGATGGTGTCGCCCCAGTCGATCCCCGAGCTGGAAGCGGTCGCCGACGTCGAGGTGACGCAGGCCGAGCTGTCGATGGCCAAGCAGTTGATCGCTTCACTCGAGCGCGATTTCGACGTCTCCGAGTACCAGGACACCCATCGCAATCAACTGATCGACCTGCTCGAGCGCAAGGCCGCTGGCGAAGAGGTCGTGATGTCGGTGCCCGAGGTAGACGACGGCAAGGTCGTCGATCTGCTGGCTGCGCTGGAGGCATCGGTGGCGGCGGCCAAGGCGTCGCGAGCAGGGTCTGGCGACGGCGTCGGCAGCGACGACGGCCAGCAGGCACCGGCCAAGAAGGCCACCCGCAAGCGCGCTCCTGCCAAGAAGCAGGCTGCCAAGAAGGCTGCCGCCGACAAGAGTGCCGCCAAGAAGGCCACCGCCAAGACCTCGGCGCGAGCCAAGAAGAGCGCGTGA
- the ligD gene encoding non-homologous end-joining DNA ligase, protein MISDLTPMLATAGELPVDDDGWAYEFKWDGMRCLVRRHANGVDLLTRTGRNVAASFPELLEFAQLLPLDTVVDGEVVALDDAGRPDFALLQRRMNVAAAALDTRLLESVPVSFFPFDLLEFDGHDLRELPWHQRRRLLESAELDGPRWRVPPAFESDGATVLDAARRLSLEGVVAKRRDSAYRPGARSSAWRKIKLVARDEFVVVGWTEGSGRRQHTLGALLLAAYDGGHLRYVGSVGTGFDDQVLELLRNSLEPIERPDDPCELGPQRPRARWTKPELVVEVAYGEWTRGPVLRHPSFCGIRHDRRANEVDMPSTGRRERLD, encoded by the coding sequence GTGATCTCCGACCTGACGCCGATGTTGGCGACGGCCGGCGAGCTTCCGGTCGACGACGACGGCTGGGCGTACGAGTTCAAGTGGGACGGCATGCGCTGTCTGGTTCGTCGCCACGCCAACGGGGTCGACCTGTTGACCCGAACCGGACGCAACGTCGCGGCTTCGTTTCCAGAGTTGCTCGAGTTCGCTCAGCTCTTGCCGCTGGACACCGTGGTCGATGGCGAGGTGGTTGCCCTCGACGACGCCGGCCGACCCGACTTTGCTCTCCTGCAGCGCCGCATGAACGTCGCCGCTGCGGCGCTCGACACCAGGTTGCTCGAATCGGTGCCGGTGTCGTTCTTCCCGTTCGATCTGCTGGAGTTCGACGGCCACGACCTGAGGGAGCTTCCCTGGCATCAGCGCCGACGGCTGCTGGAATCTGCCGAACTGGATGGTCCTCGATGGCGTGTGCCGCCGGCGTTCGAGTCCGACGGCGCCACGGTTCTGGATGCGGCCCGCCGTCTGTCGCTGGAAGGGGTGGTCGCCAAGCGCCGCGACTCGGCCTATCGACCGGGCGCCCGCTCGTCGGCGTGGCGCAAGATCAAGCTGGTGGCCCGAGACGAGTTTGTGGTGGTTGGGTGGACCGAGGGCTCCGGGAGACGCCAGCACACCCTGGGAGCCCTGCTGCTGGCCGCCTACGACGGCGGGCATCTTCGCTACGTCGGGTCGGTGGGAACAGGGTTCGACGACCAGGTACTCGAGCTCTTGCGGAACTCTCTCGAGCCGATCGAACGTCCAGACGACCCGTGCGAGCTGGGTCCACAGCGGCCCCGGGCCCGCTGGACCAAGCCCGAGCTCGTCGTGGAAGTCGCCTATGGGGAGTGGACGCGCGGGCCCGTGCTGAGGCACCCTTCCTTTTGCGGGATACGCCACGACCGACGGGCCAACGAGGTCGACATGCCGTCGACCGGGCGTCGCGAGAGGCTCGACTGA
- a CDS encoding Xaa-Pro peptidase family protein, which translates to MPTQHRPSPDDRVFASRIERARAQLDRLGCDALCVSVGADLPYLIGYEAMPLERLTMLVVDRSGHPTLVIPELEVARVEQRPEVFEVVGWGETEDPITLVSKRLGNAGKIAMGDTTWARFVVDLVNHRPSVELMRSAPVMSPLRSVKDAAEIDALRTAAEAADRVIAQIQAGDVALVGRTEAEVSADVSARLIAEGHDVVNFAIVAAGPNAASPHHHAGSTVISERDCVLFDIGGTLAGYCSDITRCVSIGEPSSEMADLYSVLHEAQRAAVGIAGSGADVTCQDVDREARRIIAEAGYGQYFIHRTGHGIGMEEHEDPYIVEGNDAPLVAGNAFSVEPGIYVPGRHGARLEDIVVAGDRGPDQLNQADHSLVIVGG; encoded by the coding sequence GTGCCAACCCAACATCGCCCCTCACCCGACGACCGCGTGTTTGCCTCCCGCATAGAGCGGGCGCGCGCCCAGCTCGACAGGCTCGGCTGCGACGCTCTGTGCGTGTCGGTAGGCGCCGACCTGCCCTATCTGATCGGGTACGAGGCCATGCCGCTCGAGCGGCTGACCATGCTGGTGGTCGACCGCAGCGGTCATCCGACCTTGGTGATCCCCGAACTCGAGGTTGCTCGCGTCGAACAGCGACCTGAGGTGTTCGAGGTCGTGGGTTGGGGCGAAACCGAAGACCCGATCACCTTGGTCTCCAAGCGGCTCGGCAACGCCGGCAAGATCGCCATGGGTGACACCACCTGGGCTCGTTTCGTAGTCGACCTCGTCAACCACCGCCCCTCGGTCGAGTTGATGCGGTCGGCGCCGGTGATGTCGCCGCTGCGCTCGGTCAAGGACGCGGCCGAGATCGACGCGCTTCGAACCGCAGCTGAGGCCGCCGACCGGGTGATAGCTCAGATCCAGGCCGGTGACGTGGCGTTGGTCGGGCGCACCGAGGCCGAGGTTTCGGCAGACGTTTCGGCCAGGCTCATCGCCGAGGGCCACGACGTAGTGAACTTCGCCATCGTGGCCGCCGGCCCCAACGCTGCTTCTCCGCACCACCACGCCGGTTCGACGGTGATCTCAGAGCGAGACTGTGTGCTGTTCGACATCGGCGGAACGCTGGCCGGCTATTGCTCCGACATCACCAGGTGTGTGTCGATCGGTGAGCCGTCCAGCGAGATGGCCGACCTGTACTCGGTGCTACACGAGGCTCAGCGGGCCGCGGTCGGCATCGCCGGCTCGGGTGCCGACGTCACCTGCCAAGACGTCGATCGAGAGGCTCGCCGAATCATCGCCGAGGCCGGCTACGGGCAGTACTTCATCCACCGAACCGGTCACGGTATCGGCATGGAAGAGCACGAGGACCCCTACATCGTCGAGGGCAACGATGCTCCGCTGGTAGCGGGCAATGCGTTCTCGGTCGAGCCGGGAATCTACGTTCCTGGTCGTCACGGAGCGCGCCTGGAAGACATCGTCGTGGCCGGCGACCGTGGGCCAGACCAGCTCAACCAGGCCGATCACTCTCTAGTGATCGTCGGGGGCTGA
- a CDS encoding Calx-beta domain-containing protein codes for MTVRKYRIGVRRSFVALLVLAGAIAPVSPAAAATGSISFDSPSTNVAEDVGSISIGLSRTDTTDEVTVDYVVSGANSSDFTIATGTASGTITFPAGAATASMAVSINDDLIGEGGTETFTIQLQNPQNITSPGDAYTLGQATNQLGITDDGDAGAIVFAAANGSVNEADTDVVAQVAVTRTGGSEGAVTARVQSTGGTATGADYANVNTVLSWADGQSAAQNVGVTVRGDNIVESPETVQLSITSTTGGASGSGTHTLTINDDDQAGTVEFATAVEKTVNEGAGSVSVTFNRVGGSDGTISAPYSTTDVTATAGSDYTSTSGTVTFNQGETSKTINIPIIDDLDFLEPDEETFNVQLPGDTLIIKIVDNDLVLRAFTDVYTSREDTVFDSPFSVLDNDTGPTAPGVDLDVVAFGTPTPGGVLSNIDLANGTFTYTPPTNYAGAVFFGYEITDGVSSASGTVRINITDENSAPQGVDDLFPLLSRVDPTVLPVLDNDIDQDGDTLRVVTATLTTPAGNEVDCTSGTGCLFTPVDGFIGEDTFVYTLADTSDVTASATVVVFVGIPRGCDAVATPGVELRGTPDSDVLCGSEGDDIIDGRGGDDFILAGGGNDILVGGEGKDLLLGGDGDDEITPGPGENDDTVGGDGNDTVIYEGTAPGSDPAATGADTVFITDGSISIDTANDQASPPEGTDDADEHESVETIVFSGLGGNDTVTVQASERAAMELNGGAGSADRLKYDTTGLEGVTNSGSVISATGRQPVNHSSFEIIETDRFLRRLTPGSDILRVDFSAPEGLIIDPAESGDTINVYFGQLSGPLEINDSGEIGDDVLNVYGTQADDEIEIRPTSVRTPGETVGFRGSERLNVYGEAGDDVMSIDVIAGFRPKVLSPALIVLGGSGADTLILTSEAECFVSDSLLVHPKTGRTVDSVIVSIPGVGDFDVAEVEVLHYDCANESGTRPLQRGYWIVDEDGNVTAFGVTDFGDNVNPSAPVTGLAGRLDKQGYWTVEANGRVTPFGWADDHGDLVDLGIEPAHPIVGISSLPDGEGYYLLGRDGGIFAFKSPFYGSTGNIVLDLPVKAMDVAPGGNGYWFVAADGGVFAYGPGAGFHGSLPEYVRYEDLAADIVGMAATASGKGYWLVAADGGVFAFGDAPFLGSVPGVLGPVDLAAPIVGIVATPSGNGYWIVAEDGGVFTFGDAPFVGGFGGTGTGGVTALAG; via the coding sequence ATGACGGTGCGGAAGTATCGAATTGGGGTACGCAGATCGTTCGTCGCGTTGTTGGTGCTCGCAGGCGCGATCGCCCCGGTTTCTCCCGCCGCGGCCGCCACCGGGTCTATCTCGTTCGATTCGCCTTCTACCAACGTCGCCGAAGACGTCGGTTCGATCTCGATCGGGCTCAGCCGCACCGACACGACCGACGAGGTCACCGTCGACTACGTGGTCAGCGGCGCCAACTCGTCCGACTTCACCATCGCCACCGGCACGGCCAGCGGCACCATCACATTCCCCGCCGGTGCCGCGACTGCCTCTATGGCGGTGTCGATCAACGACGACCTGATCGGCGAGGGCGGCACCGAGACCTTCACCATCCAGCTCCAGAACCCACAGAACATCACCAGCCCGGGCGACGCCTACACCCTCGGCCAGGCCACGAATCAGCTGGGCATCACCGACGACGGCGATGCCGGCGCCATCGTGTTTGCGGCCGCCAACGGGTCGGTGAACGAGGCCGATACCGACGTGGTTGCCCAGGTGGCTGTGACCCGTACGGGTGGGTCAGAGGGTGCGGTCACCGCGCGCGTTCAATCCACTGGTGGCACCGCTACCGGCGCCGACTACGCCAACGTCAACACCGTGTTGTCGTGGGCCGACGGCCAGTCCGCGGCCCAGAACGTCGGTGTGACCGTCAGGGGTGACAACATCGTCGAGTCTCCCGAAACGGTTCAGCTGTCGATCACGTCGACCACGGGCGGGGCCTCGGGCAGCGGAACGCACACGCTGACGATCAACGACGACGACCAGGCGGGCACCGTCGAGTTCGCGACGGCGGTCGAAAAGACCGTCAACGAGGGAGCCGGTTCGGTGTCGGTGACGTTCAACCGTGTCGGCGGTTCGGACGGAACGATTTCCGCGCCCTACTCGACCACCGATGTGACCGCCACCGCGGGCAGCGACTACACGAGTACGTCCGGAACTGTCACCTTCAACCAGGGCGAGACCAGCAAGACCATCAATATCCCGATCATCGACGACCTCGACTTCCTCGAACCCGACGAGGAAACCTTCAACGTCCAGCTGCCCGGCGACACCTTGATCATCAAGATCGTCGACAACGACCTCGTGTTGCGAGCCTTCACCGACGTCTACACCTCGCGTGAAGACACGGTGTTCGACTCTCCGTTCAGCGTGCTCGACAACGACACCGGTCCCACCGCCCCTGGTGTCGACCTCGACGTCGTTGCGTTCGGTACACCGACTCCGGGTGGTGTGCTCTCCAACATCGATCTCGCCAATGGAACGTTCACCTACACCCCGCCCACCAACTACGCGGGTGCGGTGTTCTTCGGATACGAGATAACCGACGGCGTGTCCAGCGCGTCGGGAACGGTTCGTATCAACATCACCGACGAGAACTCTGCGCCACAGGGCGTCGACGACCTCTTCCCACTGTTGTCACGCGTCGATCCCACAGTTCTTCCCGTCCTCGACAACGACATCGACCAAGACGGCGACACTCTCAGAGTGGTCACGGCCACCCTCACGACGCCCGCAGGCAACGAGGTCGACTGCACCAGCGGTACCGGATGCTTGTTCACGCCGGTCGACGGGTTCATCGGTGAAGACACCTTCGTCTACACGCTTGCCGACACGAGCGATGTCACGGCGAGTGCCACGGTCGTCGTGTTCGTCGGCATTCCTCGCGGCTGCGATGCCGTTGCGACCCCCGGAGTCGAGCTGCGGGGCACGCCCGATAGCGATGTTCTGTGCGGATCCGAGGGCGACGACATCATCGACGGGCGGGGCGGCGATGACTTCATCCTCGCCGGTGGCGGCAACGACATCCTGGTTGGCGGAGAGGGCAAGGACCTCCTGCTCGGTGGCGACGGCGACGACGAGATCACGCCGGGGCCCGGCGAGAACGACGACACCGTGGGCGGCGACGGAAACGACACCGTCATCTACGAAGGCACCGCCCCTGGCTCTGACCCGGCAGCAACCGGCGCCGACACGGTCTTCATCACGGATGGATCGATCTCGATCGACACGGCGAACGATCAGGCTTCGCCGCCCGAAGGCACCGACGACGCCGACGAACACGAGTCGGTCGAGACCATCGTCTTCAGCGGCCTGGGTGGCAATGACACGGTCACCGTGCAGGCCAGCGAACGTGCTGCCATGGAGCTGAATGGCGGAGCTGGTTCGGCCGACCGCCTCAAGTACGACACGACGGGCCTCGAGGGCGTCACCAACAGCGGCTCTGTCATCAGCGCCACCGGTCGCCAGCCGGTCAACCACTCGAGCTTCGAGATCATCGAGACCGACCGCTTCCTCCGCAGGCTCACCCCCGGATCTGACATTCTCCGCGTCGATTTCTCGGCTCCCGAGGGTCTGATCATCGACCCTGCCGAATCCGGCGACACGATCAACGTGTACTTCGGTCAGTTGAGCGGCCCACTCGAGATCAATGATTCGGGCGAGATCGGTGACGACGTCTTGAACGTTTACGGCACACAAGCCGACGACGAGATCGAGATCCGCCCGACGTCGGTGCGCACCCCAGGCGAGACCGTGGGCTTCCGTGGCTCTGAAAGGCTCAACGTTTACGGCGAAGCGGGCGACGACGTGATGTCCATCGATGTCATCGCCGGCTTCAGGCCCAAGGTGCTGTCGCCAGCCCTCATCGTTCTCGGCGGATCCGGCGCCGACACCTTGATTCTCACCAGCGAGGCCGAGTGTTTCGTGTCCGATTCGCTGTTGGTGCACCCCAAGACCGGTCGCACCGTCGACAGTGTCATCGTGTCGATTCCTGGTGTAGGCGACTTCGATGTCGCCGAGGTCGAGGTCCTGCACTATGACTGTGCCAACGAGTCAGGCACCAGGCCGCTGCAGCGCGGCTACTGGATCGTCGATGAGGATGGCAACGTCACAGCCTTTGGCGTCACCGACTTCGGCGACAATGTGAACCCCTCGGCTCCGGTCACAGGATTGGCCGGCCGTCTCGACAAGCAGGGTTACTGGACGGTTGAAGCCAACGGTCGCGTCACCCCGTTCGGTTGGGCCGACGATCACGGCGACCTCGTCGACCTGGGTATCGAGCCTGCCCACCCAATCGTTGGTATCTCGAGTCTTCCCGATGGCGAGGGCTACTACCTGCTCGGGCGCGACGGCGGCATCTTCGCCTTCAAATCACCGTTCTACGGTTCGACCGGCAACATCGTGCTCGACCTTCCGGTCAAGGCGATGGACGTCGCGCCGGGTGGCAACGGCTACTGGTTCGTCGCTGCCGATGGTGGTGTGTTCGCATACGGGCCAGGCGCCGGTTTCCACGGTTCGCTGCCCGAGTACGTCCGCTACGAAGACCTGGCCGCCGACATCGTCGGCATGGCCGCTACCGCTTCGGGCAAGGGATACTGGCTGGTCGCCGCCGATGGCGGCGTGTTCGCATTCGGTGACGCGCCGTTCCTGGGCTCGGTCCCCGGAGTTCTCGGCCCGGTAGATCTGGCGGCGCCGATCGTGGGAATCGTAGCGACGCCGTCGGGTAACGGTTACTGGATCGTGGCAGAGGACGGTGGCGTGTTCACCTTCGGCGATGCCCCGTTCGTCGGTGGATTTGGCGGAACGGGAACCGGTGGTGTGACCGCCCTTGCCGGGTGA